One Nocardia huaxiensis genomic window, AGTGGATTGCCGATGACCTTCCAGATCTCGTCGGGTTGCGCGTGCAAGGTGGCGCTGGTTTCGACGGTACGCAATTGACTCTCCTACCCGTACCTGGAGTTTTGATTTCGGTAACAGTGTAGCCGAAATCACGGGGGTTGGAGAGTGTGAACGCTGGGCCGTCTGGTTGGTCAGGTGGTCGAGCCTGCTTCGCGCAGCGGTGTCAATCCGGCGACGAGCAGCCGGAGCCCATGGCGGAATTCCTCCGCCAGCGTCTGCGAGGGCAGGGTATCGGCGACGGCGACCGTCGCCGGGAATCGCACCGGGTCGAGGTGGTGATACAACGCCGAAAGTGATGCGGCCTCGGCCTCTTCGGTCGGGTCCTCGGTGCGCAACTGCGCGGCGAAGCCGAGGGTGTATCGCGCGAGTATGGCGTATGAGCGTGCGGCGGCGGCCGGTGGGAAGCCGTTGCCGAGCAGTACGGACAGGAAATGCTCGCGCAGGGCGAGGGCATTGGGCCCCACCGGGATTTGCTCGATCAGCAGCGGCGCGATGCCACGGTGGCGGCTCATCGCGTCGAACATCGCCTCCGCGGCGTCGATGCACGCGCTCTGCCAATCGTCATCGGCGATCGACTCGTCGAGGGCGATCTCTCCGAAGACCCGGTCGACGACATGGGCGACGAGCTCGGCGCGGTCGGTGACGGCGCGGTAGAGCACGGCGGTGCTGGTGTCGAGCCGCTGCGCCAGGGACCGCATCGTCAATGCGCTGGGACCCTCTTCATCGGCAATGGCCAGGGCTGTGGCGATGATGCGGTCGAAGGGCACTCGGGGCCGGCCGGGTGAGCGACGAGTCGCCGGCTTGCCGGTCTCACGTTCCGCGGTACTCATGGCATCAGTGTTCAGGATCGGTGGGCTGAGCACCCGATCAGGGTATATCGGTAACAATGTAACCGAAACTATTGACGCGTCCGAGCTATAACGGCAACAATGTAGCCATTATGAGGAATGGTGCTGAACTCGACAGCGGAAGTGATCCTGATTCCCGGTTCGTGACTGTCGATGGACTACGGATCCACTACCAGCGGACCGGGACCGGCCCGCCGCTACTGCTGCTGCACGGCAGCGGATCTTCCCTGCAGAGCTGGGATCGCGTCACCTCGGCCCTTTCGGGCGCCTGCGACGTGATCAGGCCGGATCTGCCGGGGTTCGGGCTGACCGGACCCCGCCCGGATCGGGACTACCGGGTGCAGACCTATGCGAAAACCGTTGCGTTGCTGCTCGATACCCTGGGTGTCGGCGCCGTCACGGTGGTGGGTAACTCGCTCGGGGGAAACATCGGGTGGAACCTCGCGCTCGACTATCCGGACAAGGTCGATCGTCTGGTTCTGATCAATGCGACGGGGTATCCCGGCAAGTCGCTACCGCTGGCATTCCGCTTGGCGCGTTCGATGGTGGGCCGAGTCGTGTTGCGGCGCCTGGCTTCCCGCTCTGCCACCGAACGGAACCTGCGTTCGCTCGTCGGTGCGAATCAGGCCGTCGTCGACGACGCGATGGTAGACCGGGTCCACGCGATGATGAAGCGGCCGGGCAACCAGCAGGCCTTCATCGACTTCGCCAATATCGATCAGCTCGACCGCACCGGCGAATTGCCCAAGATCGCGGTTCCGACGCTCGTATTACGCAGCGCATCGATCGACGGCCAGTATTTCGCCCGGGACATCCCGGGCAGCCGCGAACTGCTGCACGCCGACGGCGGTCATCTGCTGCCCGAGGAAGACCCGCAGTGGGTGGCAGATGTTGTGCGCCGCTTCATATTCGAGGATCAGGAGCAGTAGTGAGATATTTCGTCGCGGCCCGAGAAGACCGCACGCTCGACACAAGCGCTCGCGCCGCACTGCGCGGCGAATTCCTGCAGTGCCGAGACGGCATCACGCACTACGAGTTGACCGGACCTCCGGGCGGTGAGCTGGTCGTCCTGGTCGGCGGGCTGACCATTCCGCTGTTCTACTGGGATCGGTTCGCGGCCCAGCTGCACGCACGTGGCTTCCGCACCCTGTCCTACAGCGGCTACGGCCGCGGCTACTCCGACCGGGTGGAAGCGACCTACGACGAAGCCTTGTTCCTGCGCCAGCTCACCGATCTGATCGAGGGGCTCGGACTGCGCGACGAACCACATCACCTGCTGGGCACCTCGATGGGTGCCTTGGTCGCCATGGCGCACGCCGAGCAGCACCAGCACCGCATCGGCAGCCTGACCTTGGTCGGCCCCGCGGGTCTGGCGACGAAGCCCCCGGCGGGCACGGCACTACTGCGCCGGGAGCGCTTGGCGACCCTGGTCGCCAAGCGTCTCGGTGGCCGCCTGCTCGAGGGCCACCTGTCACACAACGTCCTGGACCCCGAACAAGGCAGGGAACTGACCGCGATGGTCAGTGAGTGCTATCGGTACGAGGGATCGCTCTACTCGTTCTTCGCCACGATCGCCGACTTCCCGCTCACCGCGCGCCGCGACCTGTACCGCCGGACGAGCCATTCGCCTGTCCCCACGATGCTGGTGTGGGGCGACGAGGACCGGGTCACTCCGATAAAGGATTTCGACGAGGTCTGCACCTTGCTCGCGCCCGACTTGGCGCACGTCATCACCCACTGCGGACACATGGCCAGCTACGAGCAGCCCGAGCTCGTCGCTCAGCACTTCGCCTCGTTTGTGGAAAAGACCGAACGAAAGGTAGTCCAGTGAGCGCCGAATCGATCGACGTGCTGGTCGTCGGAGCAGGCCCGACCGGCACGGCCCTCGCCGTCGATCTGGTACGACGCGGACTGGCGGTGCGGATAATCGACAAGGGCGCAACGGGATTCGATGGTTCCCGAGCCAAAGGCGTCCAGCCCCGGACCTTGGAGGTGCTCGAGGATCTCGGGGCGCTGCCGGACGTCCTCGCCGGGGGCGCGACCTACCCGCCGCTGGGGATCCACGCCGGCCCACTGACAATCCCGTGGGCGATGAATCCGCGCCGTCGAGCCACCTCCGATGTGCCCTATCCCAATACGTGGCTGATACCCCAGCACCGCACCGACGGCGCGTTGCGCGCACGACTTCAGGAGCTCGGAGGAGTGGTCGAATTCGACTGCGCACTCACAAGTTTCGAGCAGACCCCGGAGAAGGTCACCGCGACGGTATCCACTCCCGATGGCGTGCGCCGGATCGAATGCCGCTATCTGGTCGGCGCCGACGGCGGGTCGAGCGCGGTGCGCAAGGCGGCGGAAGTCGGATTCGAGGGCAAGACAGACGAATCCGATCGAATGATCATCGCCGACGCGACGGTCGAGGGCTTGTCGCGCAATCGCTGGCATGTCTGGCCGCGGCTGGGCGGCCGGTTCGTCGGAGCCTGCCCCCTGCCGAATTCCGATCAGTTCCAATGGATGATCCGACTGGATCCCGACGAGGAACCGTCGCTCGAACTCGACGACCTCAATGCCCGTATTCGCGCGCACACCGGTGACAAACGCATAAGCCTGACCCAGGTTTCCTGGAAGTCGGTGTTCCGCCCCAATATTCGCCTCGCCGACCGCTATCGCGCGGGGCGGGTGTTCCTCGCGGGGGACGCCGCGCACGTCCACACCCCCGCCGGTGCACAAGGACTCAACACCGGTATCCAGGACGCCTACAACCTCGGGTGGAAACTCGCGCAGGTGCTCGCGGGCGCCCCCGACACGCTGCTGGACACCTACGAGGCCGAACGTCGTCCGATCGCGGCGCGCGTCCTGGGGTTGTCGACGAAGAAGTACGAGGGCTTGTCGCGACTGGATCCCTCCAGCATCAAACGCGGAGACGACGAGCGTCAGCTCGGTGTGAACTATCGCGGCGGTCCGCTGGCCGCGAACGCGGCCGGACGGACACGCACACTGCGGGTAGGCGATCGAGTACCGGACGCCGTTCTCACCGACCAGGCCGGACACCGGCGGCGACTGTTCGAACATACTGCGGGATCGCATTTCACGGCGATCGCCTATGGCTCCGAAGCCGGTGCCGACCTGGCCGCCATATCCTGGCCGGCCACCGGCGCGCCCCTGCTGCGTCTGTTCGTGGATGCTCGAGCCGCCACCGAGCGCGATATCGTGCTCGACGACATGGGTGGTGGGTTCGCCAAGGCCTTCGGTCTCAGTTCTCCCACACTGCTGTTGATCCGCCCGGACGGATATCTCGCCGCCGTCGCGACCGAGAATCGAGTCGATGCGATCGACGCGATTGCCGCAGGCATGCTCCCGGCGAGCAAGCCCACCACTCTCGTATGACCAACTCCCGCAACGTCCGCCGCCCAGATCGTCACCGGAGCGGGAGAGGATCCGAACTCCTCGATCGCTGTCGGCCTGCGGTGGGCAGCGGCATTGGCGGCGCTGCGTGTCTGGCAACGTGATCCGCCGTCACACGGAGTTGCTGGATTCCTTTGCACACCAATTGCTTACGATCCTCGGTCGTCCGGCCGAGGAGTAGTTCGCCGGAGCTCAGCAACGGAGCGAACCCGCCGGCAGTTCGTCGCCGGCGGTCAAGGGAAGTTCGATCGACCCCAGCAGGTCTCGGTACCGCGTGACCAGGTCCGTAGGTTCGCGACGGCTGTAGGCGACAATCTCCCGGAAGACGCCGGGGCCGATCCGTCGGGTGTGATGAGCCCATCCACCCGGCACGGCGTTGGCCGGCGTCACCGCGACCCCTGTGCCTTCGACCGCGAACGACAGCGCCGCCGCGACCTGTCCGGTGCGAGCGACCGCGCGAGGGGTGAAATCCATTACGGCGGAGAGCCAATCGACGATCTCGCTCATACCTTGTTCCGCCTCGTAGAGCACCCAGTCGGCCGTTGCCATCTCGCGTGGGTCCACGGGGGAGTGCTGACGGTAATCGCCGGGACCCACCAGCACCATTTCCTCGTAGCCGAGCGACACCACGGGACCGTCCCATTCGGATGGTCGAGGGCCGATGGACAGATCGCCTTGCCCGCCACGGGTCGCGGCTTCGAGCTCGCGCCGATGGGAGAAGTCGTGCAGCCTCAGCATGATCGTGGGGTACAGGGTGTGCCAGCGGGCGGCGCTGAGCGGCAGCACCCCCGAGGCCACCGACCTGACCGTGAGCACATGAACATCGCCGAGCCGGTTTTCGGAGACTTGCCGGACGGCATCGACGGCGTCGCGCGCCGCGTCGAGCACCTGGCGTGCGTGCGGTAGCAGTACGCGACCGGCAGGGGTGAGGGAAAGCCCGTGCCGCCCCCGTTCGAGTAGCTCGACGCCGAGTTCTCGCTCCAGGGCACGCATTTGCTGCGACAAGGAGGGTTGTGACAGATACAGCTGCGCCGCGGCCGCACTGAAGGATCCGGCATCCCAGATCGTGACCAGATATTCGAGCTGACGCAGCTGCACCGTCGCAGATTCCTCACGGCCGAGGTGGTTGGTTCACTTGACGAGTTCGACCCGGGGGTCGTGGCGGGACAGCCGCGCGAGCAGGTAGTCGATCTCCGCGCGAGTGGTGTCGGTCAGGACGGGCCGGGGGCTGCGCTGGGCATCGCTGGCAAGCAGGCCACGGCGTTTCATGATGTATTTCCGCACCGCCAAGCCGATCACCGGCTGTTGCTCGTAGCGTAGCAGCGGCAGATGCGCGTCGAACAGGTCGTGCGCGGAGTCGCGATTCGCGGCCGTGGCTTCGACGATGTCGACGAGCAGTTCCGGGAAGCAGTAGCCGGTCATGGCGCCGTCGGCCCCGCGTTCGATCTCGAAATCCAGGAAGAGTCCACCGTTGCCACACAAGATCGACAACCGTGGCAGCAGGCCGTCGCCTTCGAGCCGGCGCAGGGTGCTGATCTTCTCCAGGCCCGGCCAGTCCTCGTGCTTGAGCATCACGCAGTTCGGCACCGCGACAGCGATTCTCGCGATGACCGACGGGGTCATCACCACCGAGAAGGACAGCGGGTAGTCCTGGATGACGAACGGGACCGCATCGCCGATCATGTGGACGGCGCCCTCGTAGTACTGCACGATCTGGTCGTCGGTGCGCAGGGTATTCGGCGGCGCGATCATGACTCCCGCCGCTCCGGCGTCCATGACTTCGGTGGTCAGTGCGGCCATTGCCGCGTAGCCACTGGCCGAGACGCCGACGACGATGGGCAGCGAGGTTCGTTCCAGCACATGGCGAACGATGCGAGTCGACTCCTGGTGCGCCAGTTTCGGCGCTTCCCCGAGCTGACCCAGCAATGTCAGTCCGGCGACGCCGACCGATTCATAGAAGTCCACCAGGCGGCTGAGGGAATCGAAGTCGACGGCGCCGTCCTCGTCGAAGGGGGTCGGTGCGATGGCGAACACGCCGGCGGTCTCGCGGGTTATGAGCGTCACGGGTCGGTAACTCCTTCTAGCACCTGGGTTTTCGGTTCAAACACTGGCGATGAGGCCGCCGTCGACCCGCACCACCGTGCCGGTGATGTAGGCGGCGGGCACGCCGGCCAGGAACGCGATCGCGGCGGCATACTCGGACGGCTCCCCGTAGCGGCCCACCGGGATCGCCGCCGTGCTCGCGGCGCGCACCTGGTCGATGTCGATCCCGTCGCGTTCGGCCTTGGCCCGGTCGAGGTATTCGGTTCGCGCGGTGCCGATTCGGCCGGGGATGACCACGTTCGCGGTGATGCCGTCCGCGGCTACCTCCCGGGCCAGGGTCTTGGACCAGCCCAGCAGGCTGCTGCGCAGCGTGTTCGACAGACCGAGATTGGGGATCGGCGCGATGACGCCCGAGCTGGTGCTCGTGATCACTCGGCCCCAGCCGCGGGCTCGCATGCCCGGAAGCACGGCGTCGGTGATGGCGATGACCGACAGCACCATCGACAGGAACTGTTCGGCCCAGGTGCCGGTCGGCTGGTGGGTGACCGGCGAAGGCGCGGGACCGCCGGTGTTGTTGATCAGGATGTCCACCGGGCCGAGACTGCGCTCGATGGCGGCGACTCTGTCATCGATGAGGTGCAGATCGGCGATGTTCCATTCGAAAGCCTCGGCGCGGCCGCCTCGATCGACTATCGCCTCGGCCCTTGTCTCGGCGGCCCGCTTGTCGATGTCCGCCACCGCGACCGCCGCTCCCTCTGCCGCAAGGGTTTCCGCGATGGCGCCGCCCAGCCCGCCGCCACCGCCCAGCACCAAGGCAATGCGACCAGAAATACCAAGATCCATCGATTCTCCCTTACCGATATTTCGGTTCGTGCGCAAAAATTGCATCGTAATTGAGTGCGACGCTAACACGCACGAAGCTTTGCCGGTCATATCAATTTCCATTGGGGCGTATAGGGATCGGTTATACGTGCAGGTAGGTTGCGGTGAGTTAATGGGTGTGGCATGAGTCGTTGCCCGAATCATGTTTGGGTGGAGTCGATTTCATGAATACAGTCGGGAGGAATTGTCTCCTTGTATTCGAAAGGGCTGTGCGCGGATGAATGTTCCGGAAACAATGGTGGCGGCGGTGCTGGGGGAGCCCGGAGTGATCGAGACGGTGAGAAAGCCGGTGCCCGAGATCGGCCCCGATGACGTACTCGTACGGGTTCATCGAGCCTCGTTGTGCGGAACGGACGTGAAGATTCTGAGCCGCAAGTTCTTCGGTGGCGTCGGCCCGGAGCCGGGTACGTTCATCCCCGGCCACGAGTACAGCGGTGTCGTTGCCGCCGTCGGCTCCAGTGTCGACGAGTTCGTGGTGGGGGACCGTGTCGTGACCGAGGCGCACCGGGGCTGCATGCGGTGCGCGAACTGTCTGTCCGGCGGCTATACCAACTGCCTCAACTACGGAGTCGCTGCGAAAGGCCATCGCGTACAAGGGATGACGGTCCAGGGTGGCTTCGCGGAGTACGTATCCAACCACGTCTCCACGCTGACCTTGCTGCCCGAGACCGTCGACTTCGACAGCGCGGTCGTTCTCACCACCGCGGGGACCGTTATGCACGCCTTCCAACGGCTGGGTGTCCTCGCCGTCGGAACCAATATCGCGGTGATCGGTCCCGGCCCGATCGGGTTGCTGGCGGTGCAGGTCGCCCGGGAACTCGGGGCTGCCCGTGTTTCGCTCATCGGCACTCGCGAAGGCCGGCTGGCGCTGGGCAAACAATACGGTGCCGACCAGGTGGTGAACTCTCGTGAATGTGATCCGGTCGCGGCGGTGCGCGCGGCCACCGGGGGTCGCGGGGCCGACATCGTTCTCGAGTGCTCGGGAGCCGGGCCGGCGGTCGATACGGCCCTGCACATGGCCACGCGCGGCGGGAAGGTGGTGCTGGTCGGCTTCTTCGGTCAGCCGGTGACCGCTGATCTCAATCACGCGGTCATGAACGGCATCACCCTCGCGACGGTGCGTGGGGAGGGCGCGGGTTCGGTCGCGCGTGCGGTGTCGTTGGCGGGCTCGGGACGCCTGAACACCGATTCCCTTGTTACTCACCGTTTCCCGCTGACCGATATCGCGGCGGCTTTCGACGCCTACACGCGGCGTGCCGACAATGCCATCAAGGTGATGCTCGATGTCACCGACTGACGAAGCCGCCGTCGCGGCGGCGATGGGGAAAGCGGCTGAGTCGTGGCTGAACTCGCTGACGGTCGACCAGAGGTCGGCTGCCCAGTACGCCTCGCCCCTGGTCGCCGAATCCGATCGCGAACGGCTGCGCTGGTTCTACACGCCCACCGACCACGGCGGTCTGGCATTGCGCGAGCAAATCCCACGCCAACAGAGTCTCGCCATGCAATTGGTGGCGACCGGCCTGTCGGAAGGCGGCTACGCCACCGTCGCCACCGTCATGGGCTTGGAACACATCCTCGACAGGGTGGAGGGGTGGCACGTCACGTGGGGGCGTCAACGCGGGCGCGACCCAGAGTTGTACTGGCTCCGAGTATTCGGTCACCCCAGCGATACCGTCTGGGCCTGGCGGCTCGGCGGGCATCATGTGTCGCTGAACAACCTCATCGTCGAGGGCAGGCTCGTCGCCACCACGCCCTGCTTCATCGGCGCCGATCCCGCGACGACGACCCTGCTGGGCACTTCGCTGCGGCCGCTCGCCGGCCTCGAGGAGGTGGCGCGCCGGCTGGTGCGATCCCTCGACTCCGACCAGCTGGGCCGGGCATTGCTCCACCCTTCGGCCATCTCGGACATCGTGTCGGGCAACCGGCCGTGCCTCGCTGACGGCGACGCCATGATGCACATGCAGGACCTCTGGCGCGGGCAGTTCGCTGATCCCGCATTGACCGACCTGGTCGACCAGATCGACCGCCGGGCCGAGCAGGCCAGCGGCTACGGCGAAGCCGATCACGCTCGCCTCGCCTACTCCACCATTCCCAAGGGACTCTGCGCCCAGGCCCTCGACACCGAGCAGCGCGGCTGGTTACGCGACTTGATCGGCTTGTATACGGGACGAGCACCGCAACCGCTCGCCGACCGGGAAACCGACCACTATGCCTACGACGCGATCCTCGACACGGTCCACTTCGCATGGGCCGGCAGCCTCGAGCGCGGCGACCCGCACTACTACCGCGTACAGGGCCCGAGGCTGCTCCTCGAATACGACAACACCCAGCGCAACGCCAACCATGCGCACTCGGTGTGGCGAGATCCCTTGGCAGACTTCGGGTTCGATGCGCTAGCGGCGCATCGACGGCGCTCCGTGCATTAGCCGAACTGCTGATCGACGCGCTGCACATACCACCGCCGACCGTCTCGAAGGTTCAGGCGGGACGGGCCCGAACCGCCTGACAATTGGACCGGGGCCGGATATGGCCGATTCCTGTGGCTGGCGAACGTGGGAATGCAGGTCATCGACGCAGTTGCCCGAAGAAGGCCCGAATGTCGTCGACGAACAGGTCGGGGACTTCGAAGGCGGGGAAGTGGCCGCCCTCGGTGTGGTCGCGGAAGAAGGCGACACTGTCGCCGGCGCCGAGGACCTTGCGCACGAAAGCGTCGCTGTAGAACAAGGATTGGCCCTGAGGGACCGGGGAGGTCCCGCCCCAGCCGGTGTGCTCGGCGTGGGCCATCTCCCAGTAGAAGTCGGCTGCCGCGGGGCCGGTGCGGGTGAACCAGTACAGGCTCGCGGTGATCAGAATGTTCTCGCGGCTGATCGGGGTCGCGGGATTGGCCCACTCCACGAATTTCTCTGCGATCCAGGCCAGTTGCAGGATCGGGGAATCGGCCAGACCCGCCGACAGGGCGTTGGGTTGGGTCGAGTGCAGCACCCGATAGCCCTTCATCTGCGCCCAACTGTGTTGTGCCGCTTCGAGTTGCTTGCGTTCGTCGGCGTCGAGGCCCTCGGGCGTCGGGAGGTCTTCGCCGACCATGCCGAGCTGGAGCCGGTCGCCGTGGGTGTGCGCGCCGATCACCCGCTCGGGCAGCAGCGCCGCCATCCGGCCGGTGACACCCGCGCCGATATCACCGCCCTCGACACCGAACCGGTCATATCCCAGCCGGGTCATCAATTCGCCGAAGGCCAGCGCGGTCCGGTCGAGGTTCCAGCCGCGCGCCGAGAGCGGACTCGAGAACACGAACCCGGGCAGCGACGGAATCACCAGGTGGAAGGCGTCCGCCGGGTCGCCGCCGTGCGCACGCGGGTCGGTCAGTGGCCCGCTGGCGGCGACGAACTCCACGAATGAGGTCGGGTAGCTGTGGTTGAGCAGCAGCGGGGTGGCGTCGGGTTCGGGTGAGCGCAGATGCAGGAAGTGGATGGTTTGCCCGTCGATCTCGGTCACGAAGTGCGGCAGCGTGTTGAGCGCGGCTTCGTGTGCGCGCCAATCGAATCCGTCGGCCCAATAGGAGGCCAGCTCGCGCAGGTAGCCCGGCGTGATGCCGTGGTCCCACTGCGAATCCGCACCGGGCACCGGGTACGGCGAGCGGGTGCGGGCGAGTCGTTCACGCAGATCATCGAGCTCGGCCTGCGGGATCTGGATCCGGAAGGGAATGATGTCAGCGTTCATGCACGCAATCTATGGGCAATCTAGGTCAGTCTCCGCCCTATTTTCTGCCCTGGGTGGGTGTGTCGTCACCACGGCCTCAGGTGTGCTCGATCGGGCTGTGACGGGCCTCGAGGGTGTCGAGGACCCGCAGCACATTGCCGCCCAGCAGGAGCTGAACGGTCTCCGGTTCGAGGCCGCGGCGCAGCAGCGCGTCGGTGAGGTGAGGCAGTTGTGCGGGGCTTTCCAATCCGCGCGCTGGTCGGATGAATCCGTCCCAATCCGAGCCCAGGGCCACACATTCCCGGCCGCCGACATTGATGGCGTGGACCAGGTGCTCGACGACGGCGTCGAGTTCGCCTCCGAGATAGGCCGGTGAAAAGATGATCCCGACCACTCCGCCGGTGGCTGCCACGGCCCGGATCTGTTCGTCGTCGAGGTTGCGCCAGGATGGCCTCACTCCGGCTACCCCGGTGTGCGAGACGATGACGGGACCGCGTGCACGGGCGAGCGCGTCGAAGAATCCGCGCCTGTTGACGTGGGCGAGGTCGACCAGAACGCCGAGTTCTTCGCAGGCTTCGACCACCTCACACCCGAAGGGGGTGAGGCCGCGGTTGGGGTTGCGGCCGATTCCCATTGCGGGATAGCTGATTTCGGTGCGGCTGAAATGGCTCAGGCCCAGATATCGCACCCCTCGGCGTGCGAAGGCGACGAGGTTGTCGAGATCGCCTTGCAGGGCTTGCCCTCCCTCGATTCCGAGCAGTCCCACGCTGATACCGGCGGCGTGCGCATCACGGATGGCGGCGGCGGTGACGGCGAGACGGAATTCGTGTGGATGCGTGCGGGCCAATGCCGTGACCGCGTCGATTTGCCGGTGCACGTCGGCTGCCGCCGTCTTGCGCGGGTATGGGGCCGTCCACATCCCGAACCACTGTGCGGTGAGGCCGCCTGCGCGCATACGCGGCAGATCCACGTGTCCGGCAAAGCGATTGAGCGGCCAGGGCGGCTGGTGTCGTCTCGTGAAGTCGTAGCCTCGTGAGATGAGTTTGGGTGTGTCGGCGTGCAGGTCGACCACGATGGCCGCGTCGTGAA contains:
- a CDS encoding TetR/AcrR family transcriptional regulator, with translation MSTAERETGKPATRRSPGRPRVPFDRIIATALAIADEEGPSALTMRSLAQRLDTSTAVLYRAVTDRAELVAHVVDRVFGEIALDESIADDDWQSACIDAAEAMFDAMSRHRGIAPLLIEQIPVGPNALALREHFLSVLLGNGFPPAAAARSYAILARYTLGFAAQLRTEDPTEEAEAASLSALYHHLDPVRFPATVAVADTLPSQTLAEEFRHGLRLLVAGLTPLREAGSTT
- a CDS encoding alpha/beta fold hydrolase; protein product: MTRPSYNGNNVAIMRNGAELDSGSDPDSRFVTVDGLRIHYQRTGTGPPLLLLHGSGSSLQSWDRVTSALSGACDVIRPDLPGFGLTGPRPDRDYRVQTYAKTVALLLDTLGVGAVTVVGNSLGGNIGWNLALDYPDKVDRLVLINATGYPGKSLPLAFRLARSMVGRVVLRRLASRSATERNLRSLVGANQAVVDDAMVDRVHAMMKRPGNQQAFIDFANIDQLDRTGELPKIAVPTLVLRSASIDGQYFARDIPGSRELLHADGGHLLPEEDPQWVADVVRRFIFEDQEQ
- a CDS encoding alpha/beta fold hydrolase, whose amino-acid sequence is MRYFVAAREDRTLDTSARAALRGEFLQCRDGITHYELTGPPGGELVVLVGGLTIPLFYWDRFAAQLHARGFRTLSYSGYGRGYSDRVEATYDEALFLRQLTDLIEGLGLRDEPHHLLGTSMGALVAMAHAEQHQHRIGSLTLVGPAGLATKPPAGTALLRRERLATLVAKRLGGRLLEGHLSHNVLDPEQGRELTAMVSECYRYEGSLYSFFATIADFPLTARRDLYRRTSHSPVPTMLVWGDEDRVTPIKDFDEVCTLLAPDLAHVITHCGHMASYEQPELVAQHFASFVEKTERKVVQ
- a CDS encoding FAD-dependent oxidoreductase, translating into MSAESIDVLVVGAGPTGTALAVDLVRRGLAVRIIDKGATGFDGSRAKGVQPRTLEVLEDLGALPDVLAGGATYPPLGIHAGPLTIPWAMNPRRRATSDVPYPNTWLIPQHRTDGALRARLQELGGVVEFDCALTSFEQTPEKVTATVSTPDGVRRIECRYLVGADGGSSAVRKAAEVGFEGKTDESDRMIIADATVEGLSRNRWHVWPRLGGRFVGACPLPNSDQFQWMIRLDPDEEPSLELDDLNARIRAHTGDKRISLTQVSWKSVFRPNIRLADRYRAGRVFLAGDAAHVHTPAGAQGLNTGIQDAYNLGWKLAQVLAGAPDTLLDTYEAERRPIAARVLGLSTKKYEGLSRLDPSSIKRGDDERQLGVNYRGGPLAANAAGRTRTLRVGDRVPDAVLTDQAGHRRRLFEHTAGSHFTAIAYGSEAGADLAAISWPATGAPLLRLFVDARAATERDIVLDDMGGGFAKAFGLSSPTLLLIRPDGYLAAVATENRVDAIDAIAAGMLPASKPTTLV
- a CDS encoding LysR family transcriptional regulator; translated protein: MQLRQLEYLVTIWDAGSFSAAAAQLYLSQPSLSQQMRALERELGVELLERGRHGLSLTPAGRVLLPHARQVLDAARDAVDAVRQVSENRLGDVHVLTVRSVASGVLPLSAARWHTLYPTIMLRLHDFSHRRELEAATRGGQGDLSIGPRPSEWDGPVVSLGYEEMVLVGPGDYRQHSPVDPREMATADWVLYEAEQGMSEIVDWLSAVMDFTPRAVARTGQVAAALSFAVEGTGVAVTPANAVPGGWAHHTRRIGPGVFREIVAYSRREPTDLVTRYRDLLGSIELPLTAGDELPAGSLRC
- a CDS encoding dihydrodipicolinate synthase family protein — encoded protein: MTLITRETAGVFAIAPTPFDEDGAVDFDSLSRLVDFYESVGVAGLTLLGQLGEAPKLAHQESTRIVRHVLERTSLPIVVGVSASGYAAMAALTTEVMDAGAAGVMIAPPNTLRTDDQIVQYYEGAVHMIGDAVPFVIQDYPLSFSVVMTPSVIARIAVAVPNCVMLKHEDWPGLEKISTLRRLEGDGLLPRLSILCGNGGLFLDFEIERGADGAMTGYCFPELLVDIVEATAANRDSAHDLFDAHLPLLRYEQQPVIGLAVRKYIMKRRGLLASDAQRSPRPVLTDTTRAEIDYLLARLSRHDPRVELVK
- a CDS encoding SDR family oxidoreductase; amino-acid sequence: MDLGISGRIALVLGGGGGLGGAIAETLAAEGAAVAVADIDKRAAETRAEAIVDRGGRAEAFEWNIADLHLIDDRVAAIERSLGPVDILINNTGGPAPSPVTHQPTGTWAEQFLSMVLSVIAITDAVLPGMRARGWGRVITSTSSGVIAPIPNLGLSNTLRSSLLGWSKTLAREVAADGITANVVIPGRIGTARTEYLDRAKAERDGIDIDQVRAASTAAIPVGRYGEPSEYAAAIAFLAGVPAAYITGTVVRVDGGLIASV
- a CDS encoding zinc-dependent alcohol dehydrogenase, with product MNVPETMVAAVLGEPGVIETVRKPVPEIGPDDVLVRVHRASLCGTDVKILSRKFFGGVGPEPGTFIPGHEYSGVVAAVGSSVDEFVVGDRVVTEAHRGCMRCANCLSGGYTNCLNYGVAAKGHRVQGMTVQGGFAEYVSNHVSTLTLLPETVDFDSAVVLTTAGTVMHAFQRLGVLAVGTNIAVIGPGPIGLLAVQVARELGAARVSLIGTREGRLALGKQYGADQVVNSRECDPVAAVRAATGGRGADIVLECSGAGPAVDTALHMATRGGKVVLVGFFGQPVTADLNHAVMNGITLATVRGEGAGSVARAVSLAGSGRLNTDSLVTHRFPLTDIAAAFDAYTRRADNAIKVMLDVTD
- a CDS encoding DUF3500 domain-containing protein yields the protein MSPTDEAAVAAAMGKAAESWLNSLTVDQRSAAQYASPLVAESDRERLRWFYTPTDHGGLALREQIPRQQSLAMQLVATGLSEGGYATVATVMGLEHILDRVEGWHVTWGRQRGRDPELYWLRVFGHPSDTVWAWRLGGHHVSLNNLIVEGRLVATTPCFIGADPATTTLLGTSLRPLAGLEEVARRLVRSLDSDQLGRALLHPSAISDIVSGNRPCLADGDAMMHMQDLWRGQFADPALTDLVDQIDRRAEQASGYGEADHARLAYSTIPKGLCAQALDTEQRGWLRDLIGLYTGRAPQPLADRETDHYAYDAILDTVHFAWAGSLERGDPHYYRVQGPRLLLEYDNTQRNANHAHSVWRDPLADFGFDALAAHRRRSVH
- a CDS encoding epoxide hydrolase family protein, translated to MNADIIPFRIQIPQAELDDLRERLARTRSPYPVPGADSQWDHGITPGYLRELASYWADGFDWRAHEAALNTLPHFVTEIDGQTIHFLHLRSPEPDATPLLLNHSYPTSFVEFVAASGPLTDPRAHGGDPADAFHLVIPSLPGFVFSSPLSARGWNLDRTALAFGELMTRLGYDRFGVEGGDIGAGVTGRMAALLPERVIGAHTHGDRLQLGMVGEDLPTPEGLDADERKQLEAAQHSWAQMKGYRVLHSTQPNALSAGLADSPILQLAWIAEKFVEWANPATPISRENILITASLYWFTRTGPAAADFYWEMAHAEHTGWGGTSPVPQGQSLFYSDAFVRKVLGAGDSVAFFRDHTEGGHFPAFEVPDLFVDDIRAFFGQLRR